A portion of the Bacillus sp. es.034 genome contains these proteins:
- a CDS encoding TadE/TadG family type IV pilus assembly protein: MFKLKEKLKSEEGSSTIEFLGILPFILLVVMIAWQLIVSVQAVVVAQSAANEAAKVYSITEDSVEATEAAKRIVNAGGSYLTFSGASGMANKDFTTSVEVEIDLVFLPKKIFPGRTTPSISFTSTASGKVIKNES, encoded by the coding sequence ATGTTTAAGCTAAAAGAAAAATTGAAAAGTGAAGAAGGTTCCTCCACTATTGAATTCCTAGGAATCCTCCCATTTATCCTGCTGGTCGTCATGATTGCATGGCAGCTCATCGTAAGCGTACAAGCAGTCGTGGTTGCTCAATCGGCAGCAAACGAAGCTGCCAAAGTGTATTCCATTACCGAAGATTCGGTTGAGGCGACGGAAGCAGCGAAAAGAATCGTCAATGCCGGGGGATCGTATTTAACCTTTTCAGGAGCGTCTGGTATGGCGAATAAGGATTTTACTACGAGTGTTGAGGTGGAGATTGACCTAGTGTTTCTTCCGAAGAAGATCTTCCCTGGGAGGACAACTCCGTCTATATCTTTTACTTCTACAGCCTCTGGCAAGGTGATTAAAAATGAGAGCTAG
- a CDS encoding nicotinate phosphoribosyltransferase, which yields MTNYADDSLALHTDLYQINMTKAYWDDDFHNRKAVFEVFFRKLPFGNGYAVFAGLERIIDYVKNFHFSESDIEYLRELGYEEAFLEYLAELRFTGTIRSMQEGEVAFGNVPLVRVEAPLAQAQLLETAILNIVNYQTLIATKANRIKQVVEDEVVMEFGTRRAHELDAAIWGTRAAYIGGFDATSNVRAGKLFGMPVSGTHSHAMVQAYRDEYQAFHKYAESHKDCVFLVDTYDTLKSGVPTAIKVAKELGDKINFKGIRLDSGDMAYQSKIARKMLDDAGFKDTKIIASNDLDEYTILNLKAQGAQIDVWGVGTKLITAYDQPALGAVYKLVSIENESGEMEDTIKISSNAEKVSTPGMKRVYRIVNTVNHKSEGEYIALEHEHPESQERLKMFHPVHTYISKFVTNFEARELHVEVFKDGELVYDTPPLEDMRSFVNENLELLWDEYKRSMNPEEYPVDLSEECWNNKMDLIHRVKAEVKEKHSGNW from the coding sequence ATGACGAACTATGCAGATGATAGTTTAGCGTTGCATACAGATTTGTATCAGATAAATATGACGAAGGCGTATTGGGATGATGATTTCCATAATCGAAAGGCTGTTTTTGAAGTGTTCTTTCGAAAGCTGCCTTTTGGCAATGGATATGCGGTATTTGCAGGGCTTGAGCGGATCATTGATTATGTGAAAAATTTTCATTTCTCGGAAAGTGATATCGAGTACTTACGGGAGTTGGGGTATGAGGAGGCATTCCTTGAATATCTGGCGGAGCTTCGTTTTACTGGGACGATCCGGTCCATGCAGGAAGGGGAGGTTGCATTCGGGAATGTCCCCCTTGTTCGTGTGGAGGCGCCTCTTGCTCAGGCTCAGTTATTGGAGACGGCAATCTTGAATATCGTGAACTACCAGACGTTGATTGCGACGAAGGCGAACCGGATCAAGCAGGTGGTAGAGGATGAAGTGGTGATGGAGTTCGGGACGAGACGTGCCCATGAGCTGGATGCAGCCATTTGGGGAACCCGTGCTGCGTATATCGGCGGCTTTGATGCGACGAGTAATGTCCGGGCCGGGAAGTTATTCGGTATGCCTGTTTCCGGAACCCACTCACATGCCATGGTCCAGGCTTACCGAGATGAGTATCAGGCGTTTCACAAGTATGCAGAGAGCCATAAGGATTGTGTGTTCCTCGTGGATACGTATGATACGTTAAAGTCCGGTGTCCCGACAGCGATTAAAGTAGCGAAGGAGCTTGGCGATAAGATCAACTTCAAAGGGATCCGCCTTGATAGCGGCGACATGGCGTACCAATCGAAGATCGCCCGCAAGATGCTTGATGATGCAGGATTTAAGGATACGAAAATCATTGCTTCTAATGATCTAGACGAATATACAATTCTGAACTTGAAGGCTCAAGGGGCACAGATTGATGTATGGGGTGTCGGAACGAAGCTGATCACGGCATACGACCAGCCCGCTTTGGGTGCCGTTTATAAGCTCGTGTCCATTGAAAATGAGTCAGGTGAAATGGAAGACACGATCAAAATTTCGAGCAATGCCGAAAAAGTTTCAACTCCCGGGATGAAAAGGGTTTACCGCATCGTCAATACGGTTAATCATAAATCAGAGGGCGAATATATTGCCCTGGAGCATGAACACCCTGAAAGTCAGGAACGGTTGAAAATGTTCCACCCTGTTCATACGTATATCAGTAAGTTCGTCACGAATTTTGAAGCGAGGGAACTTCATGTGGAGGTCTTCAAGGACGGTGAGCTGGTGTATGATACACCTCCACTAGAGGATATGAGAAGCTTTGTGAATGAAAATCTTGAATTGTTATGGGATGAATATAAGCGTTCCATGAATCCGGAAGAGTACCCTGTGGATTTAAGTGAAGAGTGCTGGAACAATAAGATGGATCTGATTCACCGTGTAAAAGCCGAAGTGAAAGAAAAACATAGCGGAAATTGGTAA
- a CDS encoding MoxR family ATPase has product MSHETVNPKLQSIIDNIEKVMIGKRKVAELSIVSLLAGGHVLLEDVPGVGKTMMVRALAKSVGASFKRIQFTPDLLPSDVIGVSIYNPKEMEFNFRPGPIMGNIILADEINRTSPKTQSALLEGMEESSVTIDGMTRKLDKPFFVMATQNPIEYEGTYPLPEAQLDRFLLKMKMGYPEPEEEMEVLHRAQRTPPIDELEPVMTLEELRYIQGDVKEVLVDDTIKKYIVEIANRTRIHANVYLGASPRGSIALMKACQAYAYLRGRDYVVPDDVQFLAPFVFSHRIIMKSEARYEGITPEEVVERVMARIPVPVQRLVR; this is encoded by the coding sequence ATGTCACATGAAACAGTGAATCCAAAGTTACAAAGTATCATTGATAATATAGAGAAAGTCATGATCGGGAAGAGGAAGGTAGCAGAACTGAGCATTGTTTCCCTGCTTGCCGGGGGACATGTTTTGCTTGAAGATGTTCCGGGTGTAGGGAAGACGATGATGGTTCGCGCATTGGCGAAATCGGTGGGAGCAAGCTTTAAGCGAATTCAGTTTACGCCGGACCTACTGCCTTCCGATGTGATCGGGGTATCGATTTATAATCCGAAAGAGATGGAATTTAATTTCAGACCTGGACCGATCATGGGGAACATCATTCTTGCGGATGAAATCAACCGTACATCACCGAAGACGCAGTCCGCTTTGCTTGAAGGTATGGAAGAGAGCAGCGTCACGATTGACGGGATGACCCGGAAGCTTGATAAGCCGTTCTTCGTTATGGCGACACAGAATCCGATTGAATATGAAGGGACGTATCCGCTTCCGGAAGCACAGCTTGACCGATTCCTATTGAAGATGAAGATGGGGTATCCGGAACCGGAAGAAGAGATGGAAGTCCTTCACCGCGCCCAGCGGACTCCGCCGATCGATGAATTGGAGCCCGTTATGACCCTTGAGGAATTGAGATATATCCAAGGGGATGTGAAGGAAGTATTGGTGGATGACACCATTAAGAAGTACATTGTGGAGATTGCGAACCGTACGAGGATCCATGCGAATGTGTATCTGGGTGCGAGTCCCCGTGGATCGATTGCCCTGATGAAGGCTTGCCAGGCCTATGCCTATTTAAGAGGCAGGGATTATGTAGTTCCTGATGATGTTCAATTCCTGGCGCCTTTCGTGTTTTCTCACCGTATCATTATGAAATCGGAAGCGAGATACGAAGGGATTACCCCTGAAGAAGTGGTGGAGAGAGTCATGGCGCGAATACCGGTCCCGGTACAAAGGCTTGTGAGATAG
- a CDS encoding Tad domain-containing protein codes for MRARFKASLQEERGNAALFMIGLLSIMMVLFVFVFNLSKIFAVKEEANTTAQQASLAATSVLYDQLDEAIEEYEKGIIGTVDSYPESIEQKIEKKETQLRSDADYNDYSENEIKLEAMDIVLTDELRHGIGKKDLDRKLGQEIYNGILPDMESQAKSTILENDGNLTDATLTIKDGQVFVHASNTMEGTAFKGFFQDIKEDLFQTSAGPKVDFIEELSNFHNKEVERSLDY; via the coding sequence ATGAGAGCTAGGTTTAAAGCATCTCTTCAGGAGGAACGAGGGAATGCGGCGCTCTTTATGATAGGGTTACTGAGTATCATGATGGTCCTTTTTGTCTTTGTCTTTAACCTTTCCAAGATCTTCGCGGTGAAGGAAGAAGCCAATACAACCGCGCAGCAGGCAAGTTTAGCGGCTACGTCCGTCCTTTACGATCAATTGGACGAGGCTATTGAAGAATATGAGAAGGGAATTATCGGTACAGTAGATTCATATCCAGAATCTATCGAACAGAAGATTGAAAAAAAGGAAACCCAGTTAAGATCTGATGCTGATTATAATGATTATTCAGAAAATGAAATCAAGCTGGAAGCAATGGACATTGTTTTGACGGATGAATTACGACATGGAATCGGAAAAAAAGATCTGGATCGTAAATTAGGACAAGAAATCTATAATGGTATTTTACCTGACATGGAATCTCAGGCTAAATCGACCATATTAGAAAATGATGGAAACCTAACAGATGCCACTCTTACGATAAAAGACGGACAAGTATTTGTACATGCTTCAAACACCATGGAAGGAACCGCTTTTAAAGGTTTTTTTCAAGACATCAAAGAAGATCTGTTTCAAACCTCGGCTGGGCCCAAAGTGGACTTTATTGAAGAGCTTTCAAACTTTCATAATAAAGAGGTAGAACGATCCCTGGATTATTAA
- a CDS encoding DUF58 domain-containing protein, whose product MERSFESAEYKAGDELKVTITLTRKLPFPLFYLVLEDVVTDSVFHQSGLQKAKAMIHPGFRRRIKLTYYIDELPRGEHIFTKVRFKTGDFFGVFEKEATVDCVDRLLVYPSIVDVPYRPLENRYDQGMTTSSVKIQKDTTMATGIREYQPGDRFSWIHWKTFARTNELMTKEFEERQSHDVLIVLDRESSQAFEAMVTFTASMIRSIVKKGAQVSLVSIGGDHVSFPIRGGDEHLSQLNYHLAKVRQDSPFALGKVLQGAGLNYSQSAAVLFVTSSVSKKMIMSVNEYAKRNSSVVIFLVKRVGDSYTAEEKSLKAYASSRGIRLQVCFEGDFSSAFLEVKRA is encoded by the coding sequence GTGGAGCGGAGTTTTGAATCTGCTGAGTACAAGGCCGGGGACGAACTGAAGGTGACGATCACCCTGACCCGGAAGCTGCCTTTTCCTCTGTTTTATTTGGTATTGGAGGATGTGGTGACAGATTCTGTCTTTCATCAGTCTGGTTTACAAAAGGCGAAAGCGATGATTCATCCCGGATTCAGAAGACGGATCAAGCTGACCTATTATATCGATGAGCTTCCACGTGGGGAACATATCTTTACTAAAGTCAGGTTCAAAACAGGTGATTTCTTTGGTGTTTTCGAAAAGGAAGCCACGGTGGATTGCGTGGACAGGCTACTCGTGTACCCGTCGATCGTCGATGTCCCATATCGACCGCTTGAGAATCGATATGACCAGGGGATGACGACTTCGAGTGTGAAGATCCAAAAGGATACGACCATGGCGACGGGTATCCGTGAGTATCAACCGGGTGACCGCTTTTCGTGGATTCATTGGAAGACCTTTGCAAGGACCAATGAGCTGATGACGAAGGAGTTTGAGGAACGTCAGTCCCATGACGTCCTCATTGTTCTCGACAGGGAGTCCTCGCAAGCGTTTGAAGCGATGGTGACCTTTACGGCTTCGATGATCAGGTCCATCGTCAAAAAAGGGGCTCAGGTCAGCCTGGTTTCAATTGGTGGAGATCATGTTTCATTTCCCATCCGGGGCGGGGATGAGCATTTGAGTCAGCTGAATTATCACTTGGCGAAAGTGAGGCAGGACAGCCCGTTTGCTCTGGGGAAAGTCCTGCAGGGGGCGGGATTGAACTATTCTCAATCAGCGGCGGTGCTATTCGTGACCTCATCCGTCTCGAAAAAAATGATCATGAGCGTGAATGAGTATGCGAAGCGGAACAGCTCTGTCGTCATCTTTTTGGTTAAGAGGGTGGGGGATTCGTACACGGCAGAGGAGAAATCGCTTAAAGCCTATGCCTCCTCCCGCGGCATTCGTTTGCAGGTATGCTTTGAAGGCGACTTCTCGTCGGCATTTCTGGAGGTGAAACGGGCATGA
- a CDS encoding type II secretion system F family protein — MPLMMVSILYSLAVLFLLWGLYFLLGYRNQKKEWKQKVSTWYPEQKRKSSISVVGDKFDQSETAKPLALKLQSSNIALLPSEYLGVHILGALVLLVLLFNIFKLPLNLVLILIPGILLASHFLLFYLRKNKYEERFNSQLADICRLLGNGARSGLTINQGIEMVAREVSAPAGEEFKRLANELKLGVPLEVALRSIQQRNKSREFQLFIATILIQKKTGGNLATTLDSMSNTLEDRKVLNQTIKTMTSEQRYISILVPAMPIFIVLMMNNIIEGFTDSLRTVPGMIILVLFLSGIVLSFFLIRKITNIKV, encoded by the coding sequence ATGCCGCTAATGATGGTATCTATTCTTTATAGTTTAGCTGTCCTCTTCCTGCTCTGGGGACTATACTTCCTTCTGGGCTATCGGAATCAGAAGAAAGAATGGAAGCAGAAGGTCAGTACGTGGTACCCGGAGCAAAAGCGAAAGAGCTCCATCAGTGTGGTAGGAGATAAGTTTGATCAATCTGAGACGGCAAAGCCGTTGGCGCTAAAGCTACAAAGCTCAAATATCGCCCTCCTTCCATCTGAATATTTAGGGGTTCATATATTAGGTGCCTTGGTGCTTCTGGTCCTTTTATTCAATATTTTTAAATTGCCCTTGAATCTAGTACTCATACTGATTCCTGGAATTCTTCTCGCTTCCCACTTTCTATTATTCTACTTAAGAAAGAATAAGTATGAAGAACGTTTCAACAGTCAGCTTGCCGATATCTGCCGATTACTCGGTAACGGTGCCAGGTCGGGACTCACAATCAATCAAGGGATTGAAATGGTGGCGCGGGAGGTAAGTGCTCCAGCGGGAGAAGAGTTTAAGCGGCTAGCGAATGAACTCAAACTCGGAGTACCTCTTGAAGTGGCATTAAGGTCCATCCAGCAGCGAAATAAATCCAGGGAGTTTCAACTGTTCATCGCGACCATTCTCATTCAGAAGAAAACGGGAGGAAACTTGGCGACAACACTGGACTCTATGTCCAACACCCTGGAAGACCGTAAAGTGTTGAATCAAACCATTAAAACGATGACGTCCGAACAACGGTATATTTCCATCCTTGTTCCAGCCATGCCGATCTTTATCGTGTTGATGATGAACAATATTATTGAAGGGTTTACCGATTCTTTGAGAACAGTACCGGGCATGATCATCCTGGTCCTCTTTCTTTCAGGAATCGTACTCTCTTTCTTCCTAATCAGAAAAATAACGAATATAAAGGTGTAG
- a CDS encoding type II secretion system F family protein encodes MDAIIILSIIVFWITFVIAIRHYSVYLKEKRMLLEHISDMTEVSAFEKKSKKKNKTSMVQKLTKYADEFSDLGQRINFFSENHDVKDWLQKSGNRYGLTVERFQGMKIVLLLIGFISGVLSLVIGLPFSQYALILNPVIGYFLPIVLVRNQAKKRQEALRHDLPDFLDTISTSLQAGVSLDQALREVIRFFDGPLREEFSRFNHEIDLGVQRETAYRNLLQRNDNPEFQSLIKALMQGLKLGVPIATTFKVQAEDMRQFREEQVKELAAKASPKVTLVTTFVVAPVSILMIAGLMLLNLIYGENSIIKLFNNF; translated from the coding sequence ATGGATGCCATAATTATTTTATCAATCATTGTTTTCTGGATTACGTTTGTCATAGCGATACGTCATTATTCAGTTTATTTGAAAGAAAAGCGTATGTTACTAGAACATATATCGGATATGACGGAAGTAAGTGCTTTTGAAAAGAAGTCAAAAAAGAAAAACAAGACCAGCATGGTTCAAAAGTTAACCAAATATGCAGATGAATTCTCAGATCTTGGACAACGAATCAATTTCTTCAGTGAAAATCACGATGTCAAAGACTGGCTGCAAAAATCCGGTAATAGATACGGATTAACCGTTGAAAGATTTCAGGGAATGAAAATTGTTTTACTATTAATCGGGTTTATCTCAGGGGTCCTATCCCTAGTGATTGGTCTACCATTCTCTCAATATGCATTAATTCTAAATCCGGTGATTGGCTATTTCCTGCCGATCGTCCTGGTGAGAAATCAGGCAAAAAAGCGACAAGAAGCATTGAGGCATGATTTACCTGATTTTTTAGATACCATCAGCACCAGCCTGCAGGCAGGTGTCAGCTTAGACCAAGCTTTAAGGGAGGTGATACGGTTCTTTGACGGTCCTCTCAGGGAAGAGTTTTCACGATTCAATCATGAAATCGACCTGGGGGTACAAAGAGAAACCGCCTATCGCAATTTACTGCAAAGAAACGATAATCCTGAATTCCAAAGTCTCATCAAGGCATTGATGCAAGGCTTGAAGCTCGGTGTCCCAATCGCCACGACCTTTAAAGTCCAAGCTGAAGACATGAGACAGTTCAGAGAAGAACAAGTAAAAGAACTTGCTGCAAAAGCCTCCCCGAAAGTAACACTCGTCACCACATTCGTAGTGGCGCCGGTATCCATACTTATGATTGCCGGGCTGATGTTACTAAATTTAATATACGGGGAGAACAGCATCATTAAACTATTTAATAACTTTTAA
- a CDS encoding VWA domain-containing protein produces the protein MRLSIIALFVTMSFLLIGCSENGNTNEAKQDNKKNDSNVEAVKDEQETLVNEENFKDLPDIPQNEVDIIHQRPGVFANKEVLGDEVQKQVIKHIEDLPPLPEKPSKEEYDKYFQYVYSLAANDFPDPDDLVKKWEFSMYGSPEMENPKFKFKENYNVEIILDSSGSMNAKVGDQTQMELAKEAINDFVSNLPKDVNISLRVYGHKGTGDESDKEKSCSSIEQVYGFDQYNQDSFSDAINQFKPSGWTPIAESLKQSFASFKEYDKESNTNLIYLVSDGIETCDGDPVAVAKEFAGSNVSPIINVIGFNVDSKAQEQLKQVAESSDGIYSTVTNKDQLTEEFERAQEILERWESWKTDAIRDADAQRVDNSFDILGFSNDWNFIETDQSLRVSYLLTILREQGKINFEQRDALKKRASTVRDLIDSSLDEILEDLKSMNENEIESLKEEIKNKYKTEVE, from the coding sequence ATGAGACTTTCAATCATCGCCCTTTTTGTGACTATGTCTTTCCTCTTAATAGGATGTAGTGAAAATGGAAACACAAATGAAGCTAAACAAGATAATAAGAAAAACGATTCAAACGTAGAAGCTGTTAAGGATGAGCAAGAGACACTAGTCAATGAAGAGAATTTTAAGGATCTTCCTGATATCCCTCAAAATGAAGTGGATATCATTCATCAACGACCAGGGGTTTTTGCCAATAAGGAAGTATTAGGTGATGAGGTACAGAAGCAGGTAATTAAGCACATAGAAGATTTACCTCCATTGCCTGAAAAACCAAGTAAAGAAGAATATGATAAATATTTTCAATATGTGTATTCTCTTGCTGCAAATGACTTCCCTGACCCTGATGACTTGGTTAAGAAATGGGAATTTTCTATGTATGGCAGTCCAGAAATGGAAAATCCTAAGTTCAAATTTAAAGAGAATTATAATGTTGAGATTATACTCGATTCAAGTGGAAGTATGAATGCTAAAGTTGGAGATCAAACTCAGATGGAGCTAGCAAAAGAAGCGATAAATGATTTTGTTTCTAACCTGCCAAAAGACGTAAATATATCATTAAGAGTATATGGTCATAAAGGTACAGGCGATGAATCGGATAAAGAAAAATCTTGTTCCAGTATAGAGCAGGTATATGGATTTGATCAATACAACCAGGATTCGTTTAGTGATGCTATAAATCAGTTTAAACCGAGCGGTTGGACACCAATTGCAGAAAGTTTAAAACAATCTTTTGCATCCTTTAAAGAATATGATAAAGAATCGAACACCAACCTCATTTATTTAGTGAGTGATGGCATTGAAACTTGCGATGGTGATCCTGTTGCAGTGGCAAAAGAATTTGCAGGCTCTAACGTGTCTCCAATCATTAATGTGATTGGGTTTAATGTAGACTCCAAGGCTCAAGAGCAACTAAAACAGGTGGCCGAAAGTTCAGATGGCATATACTCTACAGTAACGAATAAAGATCAGTTAACTGAAGAGTTTGAGAGAGCACAGGAAATATTGGAACGTTGGGAAAGTTGGAAGACAGATGCAATTAGGGATGCAGATGCACAGAGAGTGGATAATAGTTTTGATATTCTTGGGTTTTCAAATGATTGGAATTTTATAGAAACGGATCAATCTTTAAGAGTGAGTTACTTACTCACCATTCTTCGTGAACAAGGGAAGATCAACTTTGAACAAAGAGACGCATTAAAGAAACGAGCATCCACCGTCCGAGATCTAATTGACTCATCTCTAGATGAAATTTTAGAGGATTTAAAATCTATGAATGAAAACGAAATAGAATCTTTAAAAGAAGAAATAAAAAATAAATATAAAACCGAAGTTGAATAA
- the nadE gene encoding ammonia-dependent NAD(+) synthetase: MDSLQKQIVEEMMVSPEINPQEEIRRSVDFMKAYLKKHSFMKSLVLGISGGQDSTLLGKLAQMAIDEMNQESGSSDYAFYAVRLPYGEQGDAQDAIDAVDFINPSVSMTVNVQPAVDASVETLKKNGIELSDFVKGNEKARERMKVQFAIAAMKNGVVLGTDHSAEAVTGFYTKYGDGAADLVPLFRLNKRQGRALLIELGCPEHLYNKKPTADLEEERPSLPDEEALGVTYDQLDDYLEGKEVPAEARKTIEGHYLKTQHKRHLPVTVFDDFWK, from the coding sequence ATGGATTCTCTTCAAAAACAAATCGTAGAAGAAATGATGGTCTCCCCGGAAATCAATCCCCAGGAAGAAATCCGTCGCAGCGTCGACTTTATGAAGGCTTACTTGAAGAAGCATTCATTTATGAAAAGTCTGGTCCTCGGAATCTCAGGAGGTCAGGACTCTACTTTATTAGGTAAACTTGCACAGATGGCCATTGATGAAATGAATCAGGAATCCGGTTCATCGGATTATGCTTTTTATGCCGTCAGACTTCCTTACGGGGAACAGGGAGATGCCCAGGATGCCATTGATGCCGTGGATTTCATCAACCCGAGCGTGTCGATGACGGTCAATGTTCAACCCGCAGTCGATGCAAGCGTCGAAACGTTGAAGAAAAATGGGATCGAGCTTTCCGACTTTGTCAAAGGGAACGAAAAGGCGCGTGAACGGATGAAGGTGCAATTTGCCATAGCCGCCATGAAAAATGGCGTGGTGCTCGGTACGGATCACTCTGCTGAAGCAGTCACCGGCTTCTACACCAAATACGGCGATGGAGCGGCAGATCTCGTCCCCCTTTTCCGCCTGAACAAGCGTCAAGGGAGAGCACTTTTGATCGAGCTCGGCTGTCCGGAGCACTTATACAATAAGAAACCGACAGCGGACCTTGAGGAAGAGCGCCCGTCGCTCCCGGACGAAGAAGCCCTTGGCGTGACGTACGATCAGCTGGACGATTACCTGGAAGGGAAAGAAGTACCCGCTGAAGCCAGGAAAACCATTGAAGGTCATTACCTGAAAACACAGCATAAACGTCATCTGCCGGTCACGGTGTTTGATGATTTTTGGAAATAG
- a CDS encoding CpaF family protein: MKYEYEENVPSSSSNPYIDELIEHYKARLLTETNLDELTSLRDAERRLSIERLINQFMAEEKVVIPSHEKESMLSRLIDESVGFGPLEALLKDETITEILVNGPSEVFIEKNGQLQKSNITFKDEEHVRHIIDRVVAPLGRRIDESSPMVDARLPDGSRVNAVIPPISLNGTLISIRKFKKTPFEMEDLMNYNTFTNEMAFFLEAIVQAKMNILVSGGTGSGKTTLLNAMAKSIPLKERVITIEDSAELRLNRSSVVGMEARPSNVEGSGEVTIRQLVKNALRMRPDRIIVGEVRGSEAFDMLQAMNTGHEGSITTVHANSPSDAISRVEGMVVMAGMDLPTHIIREYIVGALDFIVQAERLSDGSRKIMNISEVYVNDHNKIEVQDIFIFERTGIGKNGEVVGEFVPTGIRPRCLNRLKIHGVEIDDSLFEPKEGVTHAANDGIYSL; encoded by the coding sequence ATGAAGTATGAATATGAAGAGAATGTACCATCAAGCTCATCCAATCCTTATATAGATGAGCTGATTGAACACTATAAAGCAAGATTATTGACTGAAACCAATTTAGATGAATTGACGAGTTTACGAGATGCTGAGAGAAGGCTGTCGATTGAAAGGCTCATTAATCAATTCATGGCGGAAGAAAAGGTTGTTATTCCAAGTCATGAAAAAGAATCGATGCTCTCCCGCTTGATCGATGAAAGTGTAGGATTCGGTCCACTGGAAGCATTGCTAAAGGACGAAACCATCACCGAAATCCTGGTGAACGGACCATCAGAGGTATTTATAGAAAAAAATGGTCAACTACAGAAGTCGAATATCACATTTAAAGACGAAGAGCATGTACGACACATCATTGACCGAGTAGTTGCTCCACTCGGAAGACGGATTGATGAAAGCTCTCCAATGGTGGATGCCCGTTTACCGGATGGAAGCCGTGTAAATGCCGTCATTCCACCGATTAGTTTGAATGGGACTCTTATTTCTATCCGGAAATTCAAGAAAACGCCATTTGAAATGGAAGACCTCATGAATTACAACACCTTTACGAATGAGATGGCATTCTTTCTTGAGGCAATTGTCCAAGCAAAAATGAACATCCTTGTCTCCGGAGGAACCGGGAGCGGGAAGACAACCCTATTAAACGCCATGGCCAAGTCCATTCCTTTAAAGGAACGCGTGATAACAATAGAGGATTCGGCTGAGTTACGCTTGAACCGATCCAGTGTGGTCGGTATGGAAGCAAGACCTTCAAACGTTGAGGGTTCAGGAGAGGTCACGATCCGGCAGTTAGTGAAGAATGCCCTCCGTATGCGTCCCGACCGAATCATTGTAGGGGAAGTCAGGGGTTCAGAAGCATTCGATATGTTACAAGCGATGAATACTGGTCATGAAGGATCGATTACGACCGTCCACGCTAACTCCCCTTCAGATGCGATCAGCCGTGTAGAAGGAATGGTCGTAATGGCCGGGATGGATCTCCCAACCCATATCATCCGGGAATACATTGTAGGAGCACTCGATTTCATTGTGCAAGCGGAAAGATTATCTGATGGATCAAGGAAAATCATGAATATCTCAGAAGTATATGTAAATGATCATAACAAAATCGAAGTACAGGATATTTTCATATTTGAAAGAACCGGAATCGGTAAAAATGGTGAAGTCGTAGGAGAATTTGTCCCGACAGGTATTCGCCCGAGATGCTTGAACCGTCTGAAGATCCATGGTGTTGAAATTGATGACAGCCTGTTTGAGCCGAAGGAGGGAGTAACCCATGCCGCTAATGATGGTATCTATTCTTTATAG